The proteins below come from a single Ictalurus furcatus strain D&B chromosome 15, Billie_1.0, whole genome shotgun sequence genomic window:
- the si:rp71-17i16.6 gene encoding uncharacterized protein si:rp71-17i16.6 has translation SAGSLSFSLFGESIAEYFLSSSYLPRNPPGWYSEITDKMKDSSTSCHLVSMFKVKHCCTVPQQVERMLVDWNLQKRQDHLLRLSGLRFMYRKAQHNQAYSTLLLQQRLQSPHFNLDMTEGPSQSLTAENALLTE, from the exons TCAGCtggctctctttctttcagcttGTTTGGGGAATCAATTGCCGAGTATTTCCTCAGCTCGTCCTACCTACCCAGAAACCCTCCTGGCTGGTACTCAGAGATAACAGACAAAATGAAAG ACTCTTCAACCTCCTGCCATCTG GTCAG CATGTTCAAGGTTAAACATTGCTGCACTGTACCTCAGCAGGTTGAGAGAATGCTAGTTGATTGGAACTTGCAAAAGAGACAGGACCATTTGCTACGCCTTTCAGGTCTGAGATTCATGTACCGCAAAGCCCAGCATAACCAAGCATACTCCACCCTCCTCCTGCAGCAGAGACTTCAGTCTCCTCACTTTAACCTGGATATGACTGAAGGACCCAGTCAATCTCTAACAGCAGAGAACGCACTACTGACAGAATAA